A portion of the Streptomyces platensis genome contains these proteins:
- the crtI gene encoding phytoene desaturase family protein, translating into MRTVKGPTDHVVVVGAGLSGLAAALHLLGAGRQVTVVERAALPGGRAGRIESRGYHFDTGPTVLTMPDLIDEAFAAVGERLTDRMELRPLHPAYRARFADGSELDVHTDAEAMTAEVERFAGPGAADGYRRLRRWLQQLYDVQRHRFIDTNFDSPLQLMHPDLARLAALGGFGRLDDRIGRFLPDARLRRVFSFQALYAGVPPARALAAYAVIAYMDTVAGVYFPRGGMYALPRAMADAAADAGAAFRYGHPVTRLERTGDRITAVVTAQERIPCDAVVLTPDLPVVHRLLGRRPRRPVRLRHAPSAVILHAGTDRTWPRLAHHTLSFGVAWERTFDELTRTGRLMSDPSLLLTRPTASDPQLAPPGRHLHYILAPCPNTDTGPGAGEWRDLAPRYRDSLLAVLERRGLTGIESAIEEYRMVTPADWTAQGLAAGTPFSAAHTFAQTGPFRPRNLVRGTANAVLAGCGTTPGVGVPTVLISGKLAAARITGLRPPRPTAGSSRPATRGIPA; encoded by the coding sequence ATGAGAACCGTCAAGGGCCCCACCGACCATGTGGTGGTGGTCGGCGCCGGGCTCTCCGGACTGGCCGCCGCGCTGCATCTGCTCGGCGCCGGACGGCAGGTGACGGTCGTCGAGCGGGCGGCGCTGCCCGGCGGCCGGGCCGGCCGGATCGAAAGCCGTGGCTACCACTTCGACACCGGGCCGACCGTGCTGACCATGCCGGACCTCATCGACGAGGCGTTCGCCGCGGTCGGCGAGCGCCTCACCGACCGGATGGAGCTGCGGCCCCTGCACCCCGCGTACCGCGCCCGGTTCGCCGACGGCAGCGAACTGGACGTCCACACGGACGCGGAGGCCATGACGGCCGAGGTCGAACGGTTCGCCGGTCCCGGGGCCGCCGACGGCTACCGCCGGCTGCGCCGCTGGCTCCAGCAGCTGTACGACGTCCAGCGCCACCGCTTCATCGACACCAACTTCGACTCACCCCTCCAGCTGATGCACCCGGACCTGGCCCGCCTCGCCGCACTCGGCGGCTTCGGCCGGCTCGACGACCGGATCGGCCGCTTCCTGCCCGACGCCCGGCTGCGCAGGGTCTTCTCCTTCCAGGCGCTGTATGCCGGGGTACCGCCCGCACGCGCCCTGGCCGCCTACGCCGTCATCGCCTACATGGACACCGTCGCCGGGGTGTACTTCCCCCGCGGCGGGATGTACGCCCTGCCCCGGGCCATGGCGGACGCGGCCGCCGACGCCGGTGCCGCCTTCCGCTACGGACACCCCGTCACCCGGCTGGAACGCACCGGCGACCGGATCACGGCGGTGGTCACCGCGCAGGAACGCATCCCCTGCGACGCGGTGGTCCTCACCCCCGATCTGCCGGTCGTCCACCGGCTGCTCGGCCGGCGCCCCCGCCGCCCGGTCCGGCTCCGCCACGCACCGTCCGCGGTGATCCTGCACGCCGGCACCGACCGGACCTGGCCGCGGCTGGCGCACCACACGCTCTCCTTCGGCGTCGCCTGGGAACGGACCTTCGACGAACTCACCCGTACCGGCCGGCTGATGAGCGACCCCTCGCTGCTGCTCACCCGCCCCACCGCCAGCGACCCGCAACTCGCCCCGCCGGGGCGGCACTTGCACTACATCCTGGCGCCCTGCCCCAACACCGACACCGGCCCCGGCGCCGGGGAGTGGCGCGACCTCGCCCCCCGCTACCGCGACAGCCTGCTCGCCGTCCTCGAACGCCGGGGACTCACCGGCATCGAATCCGCCATCGAGGAGTACCGCATGGTCACCCCGGCCGACTGGACGGCCCAGGGACTCGCCGCCGGAACGCCGTTCTCCGCCGCCCACACCTTCGCGCAGACCGGCCCCTTCCGCCCCCGCAACCTCGTACGCGGCACGGCCAACGCCGTACTGGCGGGCTGCGGCACCACCCCGGGGGTCGGCGTCCCCACCGTCCTGATCTCCGGCAAGCTCGCCGCGGCCCGGATCACCGGCCTGCGGCCCCCACGTCCCACCGCCGGTTCGTCCCGCCCCGCCACGAGAGGCATCCCGGCATGA
- a CDS encoding phytoene/squalene synthase family protein: protein MTARELDAAGVTDPGLREAYAHCRRLNARHGKTYFLATRLLPAARRPAVHALYGFARWADDIVDDPATGHTPADRAQALDALHRCLDDGLRGGGGGEPVVRALAHTAAVYGIDHRHFADFMASMRSDLTVTDYPTYADLRRYMHGSAAVMGLQMLPVLGTVVPQEEAAPHAAALGIAFQLTNFLRDVGEDLDRGRVYLPADLLAAHGVDRALLRWSRDTGRPDPRITAALQAAAELTRGVYREAHPGLALLDPVSRPCIRTAFVLYGGILDAVRDDGYAVLHRRAVVSRRRRAATALGGLARLAATRLTARPPVVRPGRVPHYAQEETP, encoded by the coding sequence ATGACCGCACGCGAACTGGACGCCGCAGGCGTCACCGACCCCGGCCTCCGTGAGGCCTACGCCCACTGCCGCCGGCTCAACGCCCGGCACGGCAAGACCTACTTCCTCGCCACCCGGCTGCTGCCCGCGGCCCGCCGCCCGGCCGTACACGCCCTGTACGGCTTCGCCCGCTGGGCCGACGACATCGTCGACGACCCCGCCACCGGCCACACCCCCGCGGACCGCGCCCAGGCGCTCGACGCCCTCCACCGCTGCCTCGACGACGGTCTGCGCGGCGGCGGGGGCGGCGAACCGGTGGTGCGCGCGCTGGCGCACACCGCAGCGGTGTACGGCATCGACCACCGCCACTTCGCGGACTTCATGGCCTCGATGCGCAGCGATCTGACGGTGACGGACTATCCGACCTACGCCGATCTGCGGCGCTATATGCACGGCTCCGCCGCGGTGATGGGGCTCCAGATGCTGCCGGTGCTCGGCACCGTCGTACCGCAGGAGGAGGCCGCGCCGCACGCCGCGGCCCTCGGCATCGCCTTCCAGCTCACCAACTTCCTGCGCGATGTCGGCGAGGACCTCGACCGCGGCCGCGTCTACCTCCCCGCCGACCTGCTCGCGGCACACGGCGTCGACCGCGCACTGCTCCGGTGGAGCCGGGACACCGGCCGCCCGGACCCGCGGATCACCGCGGCCCTTCAGGCGGCCGCCGAACTCACCCGCGGTGTCTACCGCGAGGCGCACCCCGGCCTCGCGCTGCTCGACCCGGTCTCCCGCCCCTGTATCCGCACCGCGTTCGTCCTCTACGGCGGCATCCTCGATGCCGTGCGCGACGACGGATACGCCGTGCTGCACCGCCGCGCGGTGGTCTCCCGCCGACGCCGCGCGGCCACCGCCCTCGGCGGTCTGGCCCGACTCGCCGCCACCCGCCTGACCGCCCGGCCGCCCGTGGTGCGGCCCGGCCGGGTGCCGCACTACGCGCAGGAGGAAACCCCATGA
- a CDS encoding DUF5914 domain-containing protein produces the protein MTQEARRAPRLPLRLRRRPELWEQQHPTWRDAKPARIADAVKAALARPSGNWFVLGAARAIGAHRAFGRTVAGVEVVAWRDAGGRLIAGPGACPHLGAPLAQGPVRCGILRCRWHGLALDGAPFAGWEPFPAHDDGLLAWVRLDEAGGERPLAQPVPPDRPSPAGAVAAVYTGTGRCEPEDVVANRLDPWHGAWFHPYSFVDLSVLDTPAEHGAERPDGLTVQVSFKVAGRAVVPVTALFTAPGPRTVVMRILEGEGQGSVVETHATPLGPDDLGRPRTAVIEAIVATSRRPGFALARAAAPALRPLMRAAAGRLWRDDLAYAERRWQLRTSGRHPG, from the coding sequence ATGACCCAGGAGGCCCGCCGGGCCCCGCGCCTCCCGCTCCGGCTGCGCCGCCGGCCCGAGCTGTGGGAACAGCAGCACCCCACCTGGCGCGACGCGAAACCCGCGCGCATCGCCGACGCCGTCAAGGCCGCCCTCGCCCGCCCGTCCGGCAACTGGTTCGTCCTCGGCGCGGCCCGCGCCATCGGCGCGCACCGTGCCTTCGGCCGCACCGTCGCCGGGGTCGAGGTGGTCGCCTGGCGGGACGCCGGCGGCCGCCTGATCGCCGGCCCCGGCGCCTGCCCGCACCTCGGCGCGCCCCTCGCGCAGGGGCCCGTACGCTGCGGCATCCTCCGCTGCCGGTGGCACGGACTCGCCCTGGACGGCGCCCCGTTCGCCGGCTGGGAGCCGTTCCCCGCCCATGACGACGGGCTGCTGGCCTGGGTACGGCTCGACGAGGCGGGCGGCGAACGCCCGCTGGCGCAGCCCGTGCCGCCCGACCGGCCGAGCCCGGCGGGCGCCGTCGCCGCCGTCTACACCGGCACCGGCCGCTGCGAACCCGAGGACGTGGTCGCCAACCGCCTCGACCCCTGGCACGGTGCCTGGTTCCACCCCTACTCCTTCGTCGACCTCTCCGTGCTCGACACTCCCGCGGAGCACGGCGCGGAACGGCCCGACGGCCTCACCGTCCAGGTCTCCTTCAAGGTCGCCGGACGTGCGGTGGTGCCGGTCACCGCGCTGTTCACCGCCCCCGGGCCCCGTACGGTGGTGATGCGCATCCTGGAGGGCGAAGGACAGGGATCCGTGGTGGAGACCCATGCCACGCCCCTGGGCCCGGACGACCTGGGACGCCCGCGCACCGCGGTCATCGAGGCGATCGTCGCCACCTCCCGGCGCCCCGGCTTCGCCCTGGCCCGCGCGGCCGCACCCGCGCTGCGTCCGCTGATGCGGGCCGCCGCGGGCCGGCTGTGGCGGGACGATCTGGCCTACGCCGAACGCCGCTGGCAGCTGCGCACCAGTGGCCGCCACCCGGGCTGA
- a CDS encoding FAD-dependent oxidoreductase has translation MTPRQHDGGAARRGRDRRARTVPGPPGRDRAADGGPGVAVIGGGIAGLAAATALAERGVRVTLYERAGVLGGRLAGWPVRLADGSAATMSRGFHAFFPQYYNLRGLLRRVDPGLGMLRRLPDYPLHHRSGLRDSFARVPRTPPWSALGFVALSPSFTWRDLVRMRPGAALPLLDVRVPQVYQRLDRVSAADFLARIRFPEAARHLAFEVFSRSFFADPRELSAAELVLMFHIYFLGSSEGLLFDVPGEPFPQALWQPLGRYLDGHGVRLCTGTEVTRVAPAKAGGGVRIATGEDAERRFDAVVLALDPGGLRRLVAASPEVADAAWRARIGRLRTAPPFLVSRLWLERRVAADRPGFLGTSGFGSLDNVSVLERWEGEAARWSARTGGSVLELHAYAVAPGADRERAQRRLVEQLHAVYPETRGARIIDRRDEWRADCPLFPVGGFHDRPTVHTPDPRVVVAGDTVRTGFPVALMERAATTGFLAANALLARWGLRGQTLWTVPDRGRSAALRWAARRAGR, from the coding sequence GTGACACCTCGACAGCACGACGGCGGGGCCGCGCGGCGCGGACGGGACCGGCGGGCCCGGACGGTGCCGGGGCCGCCGGGGCGGGACCGGGCGGCGGACGGCGGTCCGGGGGTGGCGGTGATCGGCGGCGGGATCGCGGGCCTCGCCGCCGCGACCGCGCTGGCCGAGCGCGGGGTGCGGGTGACGCTGTACGAGCGTGCCGGGGTCCTCGGCGGACGGCTGGCGGGCTGGCCGGTGCGGCTCGCCGACGGCTCCGCGGCGACCATGAGCCGCGGCTTCCATGCGTTCTTTCCCCAGTACTACAACCTGCGGGGGCTGTTGCGCCGGGTCGACCCGGGGCTGGGGATGCTCAGACGGCTGCCGGACTATCCGCTGCACCACCGGTCGGGCCTGCGGGACAGCTTCGCCCGGGTGCCCCGGACACCGCCCTGGAGCGCACTGGGCTTTGTGGCGCTCAGCCCCAGCTTCACCTGGCGGGACCTGGTACGGATGCGCCCCGGCGCCGCGCTGCCGCTGCTGGACGTACGGGTGCCGCAGGTCTATCAGCGGCTGGACCGGGTCAGCGCCGCGGACTTCCTCGCCCGTATCCGGTTTCCCGAGGCCGCACGCCATCTGGCGTTCGAGGTGTTCTCCCGGAGCTTCTTCGCGGACCCGCGGGAACTGTCGGCCGCGGAGCTGGTGTTGATGTTCCACATCTACTTCCTCGGCTCCAGTGAGGGGCTGCTGTTCGATGTGCCCGGTGAGCCGTTTCCGCAGGCGCTGTGGCAGCCCCTCGGCCGGTATCTGGACGGGCACGGCGTCCGGCTGTGTACGGGCACGGAGGTGACGCGGGTCGCGCCGGCAAAGGCGGGCGGTGGGGTGCGGATCGCTACCGGGGAGGACGCGGAACGCCGGTTCGACGCGGTGGTGCTGGCGCTGGACCCGGGCGGGCTGCGCCGGCTCGTCGCCGCCTCACCGGAAGTGGCGGACGCCGCCTGGCGGGCGCGGATCGGGCGGCTGCGGACCGCGCCGCCGTTTCTGGTGTCGCGGCTGTGGCTGGAGCGGCGGGTGGCCGCCGACCGGCCCGGGTTCCTGGGCACCAGCGGTTTCGGGTCCCTGGACAATGTCAGCGTGCTGGAGCGCTGGGAAGGCGAGGCGGCCCGGTGGTCCGCCCGTACCGGCGGCTCGGTGCTCGAACTGCACGCCTACGCCGTCGCCCCCGGAGCCGACCGGGAACGTGCACAGCGTCGTCTGGTGGAGCAGTTGCACGCCGTATACCCGGAGACCCGCGGCGCCCGGATCATCGACCGCCGTGATGAGTGGCGTGCTGACTGCCCGCTGTTCCCGGTGGGCGGCTTCCACGACCGGCCCACTGTGCACACCCCCGACCCCCGGGTGGTGGTCGCGGGCGACACGGTGCGGACCGGGTTCCCGGTGGCGCTGATGGAGCGGGCCGCGACGACCGGATTCCTCGCGGCGAACGCACTGTTGGCGCGCTGGGGCCTGCGCGGCCAGACCCTGTGGACCGTCCCGGACCGGGGGCGGTCGGCGGCCCTGCGGTGGGCGGCCCGGCGGGCCGGGCGGTGA
- a CDS encoding class I SAM-dependent methyltransferase, whose amino-acid sequence MALLHDGELTAAFDHASRSYDRLVAANPGYHGQLRRSARRLGLPDAGRGLRVLDLGCGTGASTAALLAVAPYAEITAVDASAGMLARAAGKPWPPGVSFVHAPVEGLADAGVAGGFDAVFAAYLFRNVTDPDAVLGAVREALVPGGRLAVHEYTLTGGAVPRAVWTAVCAGILRPAGRLAGDAGLYRHLWRSVLAFDTAAEFTGRLRRAGFRQVRALPLPGWQTGITHTFVAATAGAREEGA is encoded by the coding sequence ATGGCCCTGCTGCACGACGGCGAACTGACCGCCGCCTTCGACCATGCGTCCCGCAGCTATGACCGGCTGGTCGCGGCGAATCCCGGCTACCACGGCCAACTACGGCGATCCGCCCGGCGGTTGGGGCTGCCCGACGCGGGCCGGGGACTGCGGGTGCTGGATCTGGGGTGCGGCACCGGTGCCTCGACGGCGGCGCTGCTCGCCGTCGCCCCGTATGCCGAGATCACCGCCGTCGATGCCTCGGCCGGGATGCTGGCGCGGGCCGCCGGCAAGCCCTGGCCGCCCGGGGTCTCCTTCGTGCACGCCCCGGTGGAAGGCCTGGCCGACGCCGGGGTGGCCGGTGGCTTCGACGCCGTCTTCGCCGCGTACCTCTTCCGCAATGTCACGGACCCGGACGCGGTCCTCGGGGCGGTACGGGAGGCGCTGGTGCCGGGCGGGCGGCTGGCCGTTCATGAGTACACGCTGACCGGCGGAGCGGTGCCCCGCGCCGTGTGGACGGCGGTGTGTGCCGGCATCCTGCGGCCGGCCGGGCGGCTCGCGGGGGACGCCGGTCTGTACCGCCATCTGTGGCGCAGCGTCCTCGCGTTCGACACCGCCGCGGAGTTCACCGGGCGGCTGCGCCGGGCGGGCTTCCGGCAGGTGCGGGCGCTGCCGCTGCCCGGCTGGCAGACCGGCATCACCCACACCTTCGTCGCCGCCACGGCCGGGGCCCGCGAGGAGGGGGCGTGA
- a CDS encoding lycopene cyclase family protein: MQDADAVIVGAGAAGLSLAHRLCAPAAGGRPLRVVLVDAPGGPLTPPERTWCYWEAPGGAFDQALTASWERLRVHGPGGEATAGRPEPFRYKMLRSRDFEALVAARLAGQEAVVRAEVTVESVRDVTGGAEVRGRDAAGRPVTLRARWAFDSRPAGLLPPARTTLQQHFRGWFVRTRRPAFDPTTADLMDFRTPQPGHGLSFGYVLPLNDCAALVEYTEFSRRTLATADYERALRHYTGQVLRLGAFRVTAVEQGAIPMTDGRFSRRVGRSVFRIGTAGGATRPSTGYTFASVQRQTALIAAALLAGRPPVPPPPHTAWHRAMDAVLLRALDSGRVDGAEFFTELFRTVPMERLLRFLDGRSRLWEDVSIGLRTPVLPMLRTVAELPLLPRRTTVR; this comes from the coding sequence GTGCAGGACGCGGATGCCGTCATCGTGGGCGCGGGAGCGGCCGGGCTGTCGCTCGCCCACCGGCTGTGTGCACCGGCGGCCGGCGGCCGGCCGCTGCGGGTGGTGCTGGTCGACGCCCCAGGGGGGCCGCTCACCCCGCCGGAGCGCACCTGGTGTTACTGGGAGGCGCCGGGCGGCGCGTTCGACCAGGCCCTGACCGCGTCGTGGGAACGGCTGCGGGTGCACGGGCCCGGCGGTGAGGCGACGGCGGGGCGGCCCGAGCCCTTCCGGTACAAGATGCTGCGGTCGCGTGACTTCGAGGCCCTGGTGGCCGCCCGGCTCGCCGGGCAAGAGGCCGTGGTCCGGGCCGAGGTGACGGTGGAGTCCGTACGGGACGTCACCGGCGGGGCCGAGGTGCGGGGGCGCGACGCGGCCGGGCGGCCGGTGACCCTCCGGGCCCGGTGGGCCTTCGACTCCCGGCCGGCCGGGCTGCTCCCGCCGGCGCGGACCACTCTCCAGCAGCACTTCCGGGGCTGGTTCGTCCGCACCCGGCGTCCGGCGTTCGACCCCACCACCGCGGATCTGATGGACTTCCGTACCCCACAGCCCGGCCACGGTCTGTCCTTCGGGTATGTCCTGCCGCTCAACGACTGTGCGGCGCTGGTGGAGTACACGGAGTTCTCCCGCCGGACGTTGGCCACCGCCGACTACGAGCGGGCCCTGCGCCACTACACCGGGCAGGTGCTCCGGCTGGGTGCCTTCCGTGTCACGGCCGTCGAGCAGGGTGCGATCCCGATGACCGACGGCCGCTTTTCACGCCGGGTGGGCCGGTCGGTGTTCCGGATCGGGACGGCGGGCGGCGCCACCCGTCCGTCGACCGGTTACACCTTCGCTTCCGTGCAGCGGCAGACGGCGCTGATCGCGGCCGCGCTGCTGGCCGGCCGGCCTCCGGTGCCCCCTCCCCCGCACACCGCCTGGCACCGGGCCATGGACGCCGTGCTGCTGCGGGCGCTGGACAGCGGCCGGGTGGACGGCGCCGAGTTCTTCACCGAGCTGTTCCGCACGGTGCCGATGGAGCGGCTGCTGCGGTTTCTCGACGGCCGCTCGCGGCTGTGGGAGGACGTCAGCATCGGCCTGCGCACCCCGGTGCTGCCCATGCTCCGCACCGTCGCCGAACTCCCGCTGCTGCCCCGCCGCACCACCGTGCGGTGA
- the sigK gene encoding ECF RNA polymerase sigma factor SigK — translation MPVAARGDRSPAPHTGALESLLTRVSRGDQYAFEQLYTAVAGSVLGLVRRVVRDPAQSEEVAQEVLIEVWRSAARFDARQGSAMAWIMTLAHRRAVDRVRSVQAAADRDHRAGMGAYTAPFDEVSEQVERRLEREQVRRCLQQLTDLQRESVTLAYYRGYTYRETADLLGAALGTVKTRLRDGLIRLRDCLGVSA, via the coding sequence ATGCCCGTCGCAGCCCGCGGCGACCGATCCCCCGCACCGCATACCGGTGCCCTGGAATCCCTGCTCACCCGCGTCTCCCGCGGCGACCAGTACGCGTTCGAGCAGCTCTACACGGCGGTGGCCGGCTCCGTACTGGGCCTGGTGCGCCGGGTGGTGCGGGATCCGGCGCAGTCCGAGGAGGTCGCCCAGGAGGTGCTGATCGAGGTGTGGCGGTCCGCGGCCCGCTTCGACGCACGGCAGGGCAGCGCCATGGCCTGGATCATGACACTGGCGCACCGCCGCGCGGTGGACCGGGTGCGCTCCGTCCAGGCGGCGGCCGACCGCGACCACCGGGCCGGCATGGGCGCCTACACCGCCCCCTTCGACGAGGTCAGCGAGCAGGTCGAGCGGCGGCTGGAGCGGGAGCAGGTACGCCGCTGTCTCCAGCAACTCACCGACCTGCAAAGGGAGTCGGTGACACTCGCCTATTACCGCGGCTACACCTACCGGGAGACCGCCGATCTGCTGGGCGCCGCGCTGGGCACGGTCAAGACACGACTGCGGGACGGACTCATCCGGCTCCGCGACTGCCTGGGGGTGTCGGCATGA
- a CDS encoding anti-sigma factor, whose product MSTVDLHTLTGAYALGALSEQESAEFTRHLAQCPACTLEVRELQETAARLALAVAEVPPAGLRTRVMAALPEVRQLPPRGRHATVAPLRRGMRHRLPYLAAAACLVVAALAGGLAVNSRNEADEQRARTARAEQQAAAVSALMTAPDATFHTTALKGGGSGTVVASQRKGQTAFLYHGLPALSGQRVYELWYSRNGAMEPAGLVRTGSSSGAMLLTGGPQGADGVGVTAEPQGGSSRPTTAPLAVLRL is encoded by the coding sequence ATGAGCACCGTCGATCTGCACACACTGACCGGCGCCTACGCACTGGGCGCGCTGTCCGAGCAGGAATCCGCCGAGTTCACCCGCCATCTGGCGCAGTGCCCGGCCTGCACCCTGGAAGTGCGCGAACTCCAGGAAACCGCGGCCCGGCTCGCGCTGGCCGTGGCCGAGGTGCCCCCGGCCGGGCTGCGCACCCGGGTGATGGCCGCCCTGCCCGAGGTCAGGCAGCTGCCGCCGAGGGGGCGCCACGCGACCGTGGCCCCGCTGCGCCGCGGTATGCGGCACCGGCTGCCGTACCTCGCGGCCGCCGCCTGTCTGGTCGTCGCCGCGCTCGCCGGCGGGCTGGCCGTCAACTCCCGGAACGAAGCCGACGAGCAGCGGGCCCGCACTGCCCGCGCCGAGCAGCAGGCCGCCGCGGTCAGTGCCCTGATGACCGCCCCGGACGCCACCTTCCACACCACCGCGCTCAAGGGCGGCGGCAGCGGAACGGTCGTCGCCTCCCAGCGGAAGGGCCAGACCGCCTTCCTCTACCACGGCCTGCCGGCGCTGTCCGGTCAGCGGGTGTACGAACTCTGGTACAGCCGCAACGGCGCGATGGAGCCCGCCGGACTCGTGCGGACCGGCAGCTCCTCCGGCGCGATGCTGCTGACCGGCGGCCCCCAGGGCGCGGACGGCGTCGGCGTCACGGCGGAACCCCAGGGCGGCTCCAGCCGGCCCACCACCGCCCCGCTGGCCGTCCTCCGGCTGTGA
- a CDS encoding alpha/beta fold hydrolase, with translation MTTGPARPTAPGSGARGVPHRPLVIHRAPDTPRAAVLLLHGGRADGLGPPPRLNLPALRMRPFRSAVSRAPSGRELLLASVRYRCRGWNGPRADAARDARQALDELAAHAANLPVVLVGHSMGGRAALLTGGHPAVRGVVALAPWCPPGEPVAHLRDRTVVLLHDADDRVTDAEGSWLLADRARQAGARAHTVAMPRGGHTMLRDASHWHRMTVDLVAALLDGVPVPHAIGGVRPE, from the coding sequence ATGACGACAGGACCGGCCCGGCCCACCGCCCCCGGCAGCGGCGCACGGGGCGTCCCGCACCGGCCGCTGGTGATCCACCGCGCCCCGGACACCCCGCGGGCGGCCGTGCTCCTGCTGCACGGAGGGCGGGCCGACGGCCTCGGCCCGCCGCCGCGGCTCAACCTCCCCGCGCTGCGCATGCGGCCCTTCCGCTCGGCGGTGTCCCGGGCCCCGAGCGGACGGGAGCTGCTTCTCGCGTCCGTGCGCTACCGCTGCCGGGGCTGGAACGGACCGCGGGCGGACGCCGCCCGGGACGCCCGGCAGGCCCTCGACGAGCTGGCCGCACACGCCGCGAACCTCCCGGTCGTGCTCGTCGGCCACTCCATGGGCGGCCGGGCCGCCCTGCTCACCGGCGGCCATCCGGCGGTCCGCGGCGTCGTCGCCCTCGCCCCGTGGTGCCCGCCCGGCGAACCCGTCGCCCATCTGCGGGACCGGACCGTGGTGCTGCTGCACGACGCGGACGACCGGGTCACCGACGCCGAGGGCTCCTGGCTCCTGGCCGACCGCGCCCGGCAGGCGGGGGCTCGGGCCCATACGGTCGCCATGCCACGCGGCGGACACACCATGCTGCGTGACGCGTCTCACTGGCACCGGATGACTGTGGACCTTGTCGCCGCCCTTCTGGACGGCGTCCCTGTGCCCCACGCGATCGGCGGGGTGCGCCCGGAGTAG
- the tgmA gene encoding putative ATP-grasp-modified RiPP — translation MRPFALSYARPAAKSSTSTPYSYDATRQLNVLPDGRPATCSRAVLLATGTTASTAGSKTHFDD, via the coding sequence ATGCGACCGTTTGCGTTGAGCTACGCCCGTCCGGCGGCGAAGTCATCGACCAGTACGCCGTACAGCTACGACGCCACGCGGCAACTCAACGTCCTCCCGGACGGACGCCCGGCCACCTGCAGCCGGGCGGTACTGCTGGCGACCGGCACCACCGCCTCCACCGCCGGTTCCAAGACCCACTTCGACGACTGA